A section of the Rhodospirillaceae bacterium genome encodes:
- a CDS encoding AtpZ/AtpI family protein, with translation MAQQDRPPSLDQLDARLRAAQKRRDGNRAGRGGTRDAGDRTDRGRGIGLALRIGTELVAGLAVGVAIGLGLDWWLGTKPWLMIVFFFLGAAAGIVNVYRTMSGLGHAVGYADRDRAKDDGGPGPDEREGG, from the coding sequence ATGGCGCAACAGGACCGTCCTCCCTCCCTCGATCAGCTCGACGCCCGATTGCGCGCAGCGCAGAAACGGCGCGACGGGAATCGGGCGGGGCGCGGCGGCACGCGGGACGCCGGGGACCGGACCGACCGGGGCAGGGGTATCGGCCTCGCGCTGCGCATCGGCACCGAACTGGTGGCGGGGCTCGCCGTCGGGGTCGCCATAGGGCTCGGGCTCGACTGGTGGCTGGGGACGAAGCCCTGGCTGATGATTGTCTTTTTCTTCCTCGGCGCGGCCGCCGGGATCGTGAACGTCTACCGGACGATGAGCGGCCTGGGCCACGCGGTGGGATATGCCGACCGGGACCGCGCGAAAGACGACGGCGGGCCGGGTCCGGACGAACGCGAAGGGGGATGA